A genomic region of Oryza glaberrima chromosome 1, OglaRS2, whole genome shotgun sequence contains the following coding sequences:
- the LOC127763122 gene encoding caffeoylshikimate esterase-like, translating into MAHPVAEADEKSPFGRLTAEEFYARHGVLHTSSTFVNPRGLRIFTQRWVPAGGDAPLLGAIAVVHGFTGESSWTVQLTAVHFAKAGFAVAAVDHQGHGFSEGLQGHIPDIVPVLEDCEAAFAPFRADYPPPLPCFLYGESLGGAIALLLHLRDKERWRDGAVLNGAMCGVSPRFMPPWPLEHLLWAAAAVAPTWRLAFTRGNIPDRSFKVPWKRALAVASPRRTTAPPRAATALELLRVCRELQSRFEEVELPLLVVHGGEDTVCDPGCAEELHRRAGSKDKTLRVYPGMWHQLVGEPEENVDKVFGDVLDWLKSHAAAAAAARGEGQQ; encoded by the coding sequence ATGGCGCATCCGGTGGCTGAGGCCGACGAGAAGAGCCCCTTCGGCCGCCTCACCGCGGAGGAGTTCTACGCGCGCCACGGCGTGCTGCACACCTCCTCCACCTTCGTCAACCCGCGCGGCCTCCGCATCTTCACCCAGCGCTGGGTCCCCGCGGGGGGCGACGCGCCCCTCctcggcgccatcgccgtcgtccacGGCTTCACGGGGGAGTCCAGCTGGACGGTGCAGCTCACCGCCGTCCACTTCGCCAAGGCCgggttcgccgtcgccgccgtcgaccaccAGGGCCACGGCTTCTCCGAGGGCCTACAGGGGCACATCCCCGACATCGTCCCCGTGCTCGAGGACTGCGAGGCCGCGTTCGCCCCGTTCCGCGCCGactacccgccgccgctcccgtgcTTCCTCTACGGGGAGTCCCTCGGCGGCGCCATCGCGCTGCTGCTCCACCTCCGGGACAAGGAGCGGTGGCGCGACGGGGCGGTGCTCAACGGCGCCATGTGCGGGGTCAGCCCCAGGTTCATGCCCCCCTGGCCGCTCGAGCACCTgctgtgggcggcggcggccgtggcgcccACGTGGCGGCTCGCCTTCACCCGGGGGAACATCCCCGACCGCTCCTTCAAGGTGCCGTGGAAGCGCGCCCTGGCGGTGGCGAGCCCGCGCCGCACCAcggcgccgccccgcgccgccacggcgctgGAGCTCCTCCGCGTGTGCCGCGAGCTCCAGTCCCGGTTCGAGGAGGTGGAGCTCCCGCTCCTGGtcgtccacggcggcgaggacacCGTGTGCGACCCCGGGTGCGCGGAggagctccaccgccgcgccgggaGCAAGGACAAGACGCTGCGGGTGTACCCGGGGATGTGGCACCAGCTGGTCGGCGAGCCCGAGGAGAACGTCGACAAGGTGTTCGGCGACGTCCTCGACTGGCTCAagtcccacgccgccgccgctgccgccgcgcgtgGCGAGGGGCAGCAGTAG